In a genomic window of Ranitomeya imitator isolate aRanImi1 chromosome 5, aRanImi1.pri, whole genome shotgun sequence:
- the LOC138681709 gene encoding uncharacterized protein, which produces MAENWCVPEPRDTLGSDVEIIDVKNPATSAKPDAPKRRGNSLRRCFKNRKVARKIQLEKENIPASASLSIAPPVKPGADVGQFPLHTYTSPLQQRVLHRRNYDAEENQPQRANTAVRTTSLSPICVVDRDECYAAPKQPGNPSPKISHQKYTNVSREKRAAPNARPRITRPANSTGVIPQVTPENREIEQLSEGMWSPTEPLNIPACQTVQSADTALAGSSSVFAPVLPLKKRAVSRRRVGRKQKVAVHTPYTGRPSWDADHVKMFTDMSAQYAQSKLAQMELKSFCDTYERLLNACPTPDITEELRAFKLNHP; this is translated from the exons atggctgaaaactggtgtgttcccgaaccacgcgatacgctgggttcagacgtggagatcatagatgtcaagaaccctgcaacttcagcgaaacccgatgctcctaaaagacgcggcaactcgttacgccgatgtttcaagaatagaaaag ttgcccggaaaatacagcttgaaaaagagaatattcccgcctctgcgagtttgagcattgcgccgcccgttaaaccaggagctgatgtgggacaattcccgcttcatactt atacgtcgcctcttcagcaacgagttttgcaccggcgtaattacgacgctgaagagaatcaaccacaaagagctaatacggcggtgcgaacaacatctctctcgcccatctgtgttgtggatcgtgatgaatgctacgctgcaccaaaacaacccgggaatccaagccccaagatttcacatcagaaatatacgaacgtttcaagagagaaacgtgcagcgccgaacgctaggccccgcataactcggcccgccaatagcacaggcgTCATACCacaagttacgcctgaaaacagagaaattgaacagctctccgagggtatgtggtcacccacagagcccctcaatatacctgcgtgccagactgtgcaatctgcagatactgctcttgcaggctcttctagcgtttttgcccctgtattacctctaaagaaacgagccgtatcccgacgccgtgtaggtagaaagcagaaagttgctgtacatacaccttacacaggtcgtccttcgtgggatgctgaccatgtcaaaatgtttactgacatgtctgcgcagtacgctcaaagcaaactcgcacagatggaactaaaatctttctgcgatacatatgaaagactgttaaatgcatgtccaacacctgacattaccgaggagctgcgtgctttcaaactaaatcacccctga